The following are encoded together in the Ezakiella massiliensis genome:
- a CDS encoding MBL fold metallo-hydrolase codes for MKFCSLQSGSTGNVQYIEYKDTKILVDCGLNGKQTASRLAMIGVNIDDIDAILITHEHADHICGAGVISRRHDIPIYATAKTHGAAATTIKDIGKHNRRFIEGEFTIKDLFIKPFATSHDAIDPIGFAIYGNKKISIITDTGFVSEEAMEATKGSTLFFIEANHDLNMLEYGPYPLHLKRRIASTEGHLSNVACAEFLIKNIDKKTKQIVLCHLSHDNNNEVLALMTVKNMLTDAGIDLPICISHRDAIGELIEL; via the coding sequence ATGAAATTTTGTTCATTACAAAGTGGGTCCACTGGTAACGTGCAATATATTGAATACAAGGATACAAAAATTTTAGTCGACTGCGGCCTAAACGGCAAGCAGACCGCCAGTCGCTTGGCTATGATAGGCGTTAATATCGACGATATTGACGCTATTTTAATAACCCACGAACACGCCGACCACATCTGCGGAGCTGGTGTAATCAGCAGGCGGCACGACATACCAATCTACGCCACGGCCAAGACCCACGGAGCGGCAGCCACGACGATCAAGGACATTGGCAAGCACAACCGTAGATTTATTGAAGGGGAGTTTACAATTAAGGATTTATTTATAAAACCCTTCGCCACTAGCCACGATGCCATCGACCCGATTGGTTTTGCAATTTACGGCAACAAAAAAATTTCCATTATAACGGATACGGGTTTTGTAAGCGAGGAGGCGATGGAAGCCACCAAGGGGTCGACCTTGTTTTTTATAGAAGCCAACCATGATTTAAATATGTTGGAGTATGGGCCTTATCCACTGCATTTGAAGAGAAGGATTGCAAGTACCGAGGGCCATTTATCAAATGTAGCCTGCGCAGAATTTTTAATAAAAAATATAGACAAAAAGACCAAGCAAATCGTCCTTTGTCACTTGTCACACGACAACAACAACGAGGTCTTGGCCCTGATGACGGTTAAAAACATGTTGACAGATGCAGGCATTGACTTGCCAATTTGCATTTCCCATAGGGATGCTATAGGAGAGCTGATAGAATTATGA
- a CDS encoding 23S rRNA (pseudouridine(1915)-N(3))-methyltransferase RlmH, producing the protein MIEIIATGKIPKEYRVIINDLIKRSSVYQKIDLIELKEVSLKSDESNLPEKLTKETEAALSRAKGEIYILDADGKMFTTDEFTDLIEKNENIGQTLTFIIGGSYGFDHDMIKSYKKISLSKMTMLHHMASLVLVEAIYRAEKTMRGAKYDK; encoded by the coding sequence ATGATAGAGATTATTGCCACGGGAAAAATCCCCAAAGAATATCGAGTAATTATAAATGATCTAATAAAAAGATCTTCCGTCTACCAAAAAATAGACTTGATTGAGCTCAAGGAAGTCAGCTTAAAATCCGACGAAAGCAATCTGCCAGAAAAACTGACCAAGGAAACCGAGGCCGCATTAAGCCGGGCCAAGGGGGAAATTTATATTCTGGACGCAGACGGTAAAATGTTTACGACAGATGAATTTACGGATCTTATAGAAAAAAACGAAAATATCGGACAGACGCTCACCTTTATTATAGGAGGCTCTTACGGCTTTGACCACGATATGATAAAGTCATACAAAAAGATTTCCCTAAGCAAGATGACAATGCTCCACCACATGGCCAGCCTGGTCCTGGTGGAGGCCATTTATCGGGCAGAAAAAACCATGCGGGGGGCCAAATACGACAAGTAG